DNA from Microbacterium foliorum:
CGGTGTTCCAGGATCTCGCGGTGTGCGAGAACCTCGACGTCACGGCGAACGTCTTCCTCGGCCGCGAGCTGCGCACGCCGAGCGGGATGCTGCGCGAGGGCGAGATGGAGCAGTCGACGCGACAGGCTCTCAGCGACCTCGCCGCGAACATCCCCTCGATCCGCTCCGCTCTGAACACCCTGTCGGGCGGGCAGCGCCAGGCGGTCGCGATCGCCCGCACGCTCATCAGTCAGCCTCGCATCGTGATCCTCGACGAGCCGACGGCGTCGCTCAGCGTCGCGCAGACCGCCGACGTCCTCACGCACATCGAGCGGCTCCGCGAGCTCGGTCTCGGCGTGGTCTTCATCAGCCACAACATCGCCGATGTGCAGGCCGTGTCGGATCGGGTCGAAGTGCTCCGTCACGGACGCAACAACGGCTCGTTCGCGAGCCAGGACGCCGCGTACTCCGACCTCATCGCGGCGATCATCGGCACCTACCGCGCCCCCTCCTCCGCGTCGTCGGGCTGAGCCGGGCACCCGCGCGACGACGTGTTGCGGCATGTCGACGCGATTCGCTCCGCCGACACCCCCGATCGCGAAGTACGGTCGGAAGGATGCCGCAGCGGGAGGCGGCACAGAACCACCGGAGGCTCGAACGATGACGACAGAGAACACAGGCGCGACCGTCGGCGTGGACGGAGCGAAGGGCGGATCCGCGGGCGGATCCACGGGCGGATCCGCGGGCGGTGACGAGCAGCACCTGAAGCGGGCGCTGAGCAACCGCCACATCCAGCTGCTCGCGATCGGCGGCGCGATCGGCACGGGCCTGTTCATGGGCAGCGGCAAGACGATCTCGGTCGCCGGACCCTCGGTGATCTTCGTCTACATGATCATCGGGTTCATGCTCTTCTTCGTCATGCGCGCGATGGGCGAGCTGCTGCTCTCCAACCTCAAGTACAAGTCGTTCAGCGACTTCGCCAGCGACCTGCTCGGTCCCTGGGCAGGGTTCTTCACCGGCTGGACGTACTGGTTCTGCTGGGTGGTGACCGGAGTCGCCGACGTGATCGCGATCGCCGGCTACTCCGACGCGCTGTTCCCCGGCATCCCGTTGTGGATTCCCGGGGTGCTCGTGGTCGTGATCCTGCTCGCACTGAACCTGCCCACCGTCGCCGCGTTCGGCGAGATGGAGTTCTGGTTCGCCCTCATCAAGATCATCGCGATCGTCGCCCTCATCATCACCGGTCTGGTGATGATCTTCACCGGCTTCCAGCACGACGCGGGAACCGCGAGCTTCGCCAACCTGTGGGAGCACGGCGGGATGTTCCCGCACGGCTTCCTGGGCTTCGTCGCCGGATTCCAGATCGCGGTCTTCGCGTTCGTCGGCGTGGAGCTCGTCGGCACGGCGGCGGCCGAGACCAAAGACCCCGAGCGCAATCTGCCCAAGGCGATCAACGCGATCCCGATCCGCATCCTGCTGTTCTACGTCGGCGCACTCGTGATCCTGATGGCCGTCACCCCGTGGACGGAGTACGTCGCGAACGAGAGCCCGTTCATCGCGATGTTCGCCCTCGCGGGCCTCGGCATCGCCGCCACGGTCGTCAACCTCGTCGTGCTGACCTCGGCGATGTCCAGCGCGAACTCCGGCATCTACTCGACCTCGCGCATGGTGTTCGGCCTCGCACAGGACGGCGATGCGCCGCGACTCTTCGGCCGCCTGTCGAGACGGCGCGTGCCGCAGAACGCCCTGTTCCTCTCGTGCATCCTGCTGCTGTCCGGCGTGGTGCTGCTGTACGCGGGCGAGGACATCGGCACCGCGTTCTCGATGGTGACCACCGTCTCGGCGGTGTGCTTCATGTTCGTGTGGACGATCTTCCTCTGCAGCTACCTGGCATACCGGCGCCGGCGTCCCGAGAAGGTCGCGACGTCGACGTTCCGGATGCCCGGTGGCATCTTCATGGTCTACGTCGTGCTGGCGTTCTTCGTGTTCATCCTGTGGGCGCTCACGACGCAGCCCGACACGCTGACCGCGCTGCTGGTGACGCCGATCTGGTTCGTGCTGCTGCTCGTGGCGTGGCTTTTCGTGCGCAGGTCGCAGAACCACCTGACGCGGCACGCGGCGCACATCGCGTACCTGCGCGACGACTCCGCGGAGTAGCCGGGTTTCGCGTTCACAACTCAGCATGAGCCGGCCGGCTCCCGAGGAATCGGCCGGTTCCGGCCTTTCCGGGACTGTTCATGCTGAATCGTGAACTCAGGATGCCGGAGGGAGGCTCCGGCAGGGCCTCCCACCGCGTCGAGCGCGGGCGTAGCGTCGTCCTCGACGAAAGGACACGACATGCACACTCGCACACTCGGACAGGGACTCGAGGTCTCGGCCATCGGTCTCGGCTGCATGGGGATGTCGCAGAGCTACGGCCCCAACCCGGGCAGCCGCGACGAGATGATCGCCGTGCTCCGTTCCGCGCTCGACCACGGAGTGACGTTCTTCGACACGGCCGAGGTCTACGGGCCGTACGTCAACGAAGAGCTCGTGGGCGAGGCGCTGCAGCCGATCCGCGACCGGGTCGTCATCGCGACGAAGTTCGGCTGGCGCATCGAAGGCGGCACGAGCATCGGCCTCGACAGTCGGCCCGAGCAGATCCGCCGCGTCGCCGAGGAGTCGCTGCGACGGCTGCGCACGGACGTGCTGGACCTCTTCTACCAGCACCGCGTCGACCCCGACGTGCCGATCGAGGATGTCGCCGGCACGGTGGGCGAGCTGATCGCCGAGGGCAAGGTGCGCCACTTCGGCCTCTCCGAAGCATCCGCCCCGACGATCCGGCGCGCGCATGCGGTGCAGCCGGTCACCGCCCTGCAGAGCGAGTACTCGCTGTGGACCCGGGATCCCGAAGCCGAGGTGCTGCCCACCCTCGCCGACCTCGGCATCGGCTTCGTGCCCTTCAGCCCGCTGGGCAAGGGGTTCCTCACCGGCACGGTCGATCAGAGCACCTCGTTCTCGGACGGCGACATCCGCGGCACGATCCCGCGCTTCAGCGAGGAGAACCGGGCCGCGAACCAGGCCCTCGTGAGTCACGTCACAGCCCTCGCGGAGGCGAAGGAGGCATCCTCCGGACAGGTCGCGCTGGCCTGGCTGCTCGCCCGGGAGCCGTTCATCGTCCCGATCCCCGGCACCAGACGCACCTCGCGCATCGCCGAGAATGCGGGATCGACCGCCGTGTCGCTCTCGGCCGACGAGATGGCGGATCTCGACCAGCTCGCGGCGCGCGTCGGGGTGCAGGGCGACCGCTACAACCCGCAGCAGATGTCGTTCGTCGACCGTTGAGCAGGAGCTTGCTCTGAGCAGGCGGCGCTGAGCAGGCACCCGGGCTGGGTAGTCTGAGGCGGATGACTCCGCCCCGCAGCCACCCGGCGACCATCGCCGCGCCTGTGGAGCACGAGCTGGTCATCAAGAAGTCCCGATTCATCGCGACCGTCACTCCGGTCATCTCGGTCGAGGACGCGGATGCCGTGATCGCGCGCCTCCGCAGGCAGTGGTGGGATGCCCGGCACAACTGCACCGCGATGGTGACCGGCCTGCTCGGCGATCAGGCGCGGTCCTCCGACGACGGCGAGCCCTCGGGGACAGCCGGCGTGCCGATGCTCGAGGTGCTGCGCCGCCGCGAGCTGACCGATGTCGTCGCGGTGGTCACCCGCTACTTCGGCGGGGTGAAGCTCGGCGCCGGCGGGTTGGTGCGGGCCTACTCCTCGGCCGTCTCCGAGGCCCTCGACCTGGCATCGCTCGTGCGCCGGCAGTCGCTCACCCGGATCACGATGGAGGTCTCGCACGCCGACGCCGGGCGCTTCGACAACCTGCTGCGCGACTGGGTGCTGCACCACGGGGCGACGCTCGGCGAACCTCGGTACGGGGCACGGGCGACGCTGGAGGCCTGGGTTCCGGCGCCCGAGCTCGACCGGCTCGCGGAGGACATCGCGGCGGCCTCCGCGGGAGCCGTCGTGCCGGTGATCGGCGGCGAGCGCATCGTCGACGTGCCCGACTGATCGTGACGGATCCCGGCTGATCCCGACTGCCGGGCCGATACACAACAGCGGCCGGATATTCTGGATGCCGCGATCTCGGAAGGAGAGCGATGTTCGACAGCCCGCTCTCGGCCTCCGCCTACGAGATCCTCGGTGTGGATCCGTCGGTCGACGATGTCGAACTGCGACGCGCCTACCGGCTGCGGCTGCGCGAGACGCATCCGGACACCGGCGGCGACGCGGCCGTGTTCATCCAGGTGCAGCGCGCGTGGGAGCTCGTCGGCACCGCCGAGAGTCGCGCCGCCTACGACCGCCGCAGCGGCACGCACCCGGGCATCCCGTCGGAGCCGGAGTGGAGCGGATGGCGTCCGCACACCGCGACGCGCACCGACACCCGCCCCCGGGCGCGCTCGTACGGCCATCCCGGCGGCTGGCGTCGCGAGCGCTACCTGTCGCTGATCCGCGAATGGGCGGGCCGCGGCGTCGAGGTGCCGGACCCCTATGACCCCGCGCTCGTGCGCTCGGCTCCGCGAGACCTGCGACGACTGCTCGCCGATGCTCTGGCCGAAGAGGCGACCGCCCGCACGGTGAGCGCCCTCGGCATGGGCTTCACCGTCTGGCACGATGTCGCCACGGGCGCGGATGCCGACGACAAGCTCGACCACGTGGTGCTCAGCCCGTCGGGTCTGTACGGCGTGATGTCGGAGGACTTCGGCGGGGTCGTCGGCTTCCGTCGCGGCGAGATCACCGGACCGAGCCTCGGCACCCGCGCACCGGTCACCGCGGCCCTCGCCCGCATGCGCACGGTGGCCAAGGCCGCCAGGGTGAAGTTCGGCGGCGCGATCATGGTGCTCCCCGACGACGATCTCGCGCAGGCCGTCACGCCGCTCGGCAGCAGCCGCGGCATGCCGGTCGTGGTCGTGCGGCGCAGCGCGCTGTCGATGGTGCTGCGCCAGGGAGTGCCGGGCGCCCGCGCGATCGGGGGCAACGAGCTGTTCGACGTGCGCACGCGCCTGCAGCAGACCGTCACGTTCGTCTGAGTCCCGGCGGGGCTGTCCCCCCACGACGCGTGCGGACTACGGTTGCGGTGTGCCTGCGCTCACCGAACACGACCCGCTGCCCGACCGCCCCGCGCCCGACAATCCCTCGGGAAAGCTCGTGCTCCTGCGCCACGGCGAGACCGAATGGTCGAAGGCCGGTCTGCACACCGGCCTCACCGACATCCCGCTCACCTCCCGGGGTGAGGATCTCGCTCGCGGAGCCGGAGAACTGGTCGCCGACTACGACTTCTCGCTCGTCCTGACTTCGCCGCTGCAGCGTGCCCGGCGCACCGCCGAGCTCGCGGGTCTGCACGCCGAGGTCGATCCGCTGCTGGTGGAGTGGGACTACGGCGGATACGAGGGACGCACGACGAAGGACATCCGCGAGGAACTGGGCTACAACTGGAGCGCCTTCACGCACGGGGTGATCCGCGGCGCGACACCGGGCGAGACCGTCGAAGAGGTGGCTGCGCGGGCATCGCGGGTGCTCACGCGCATCCTTCCCGCCCTGGCCGACGGGGATGTCGCCCTTGTCGCGCACGGCCACTTCCTGCGCATCCTGACCGCCGTCTACCTTCGACTGGCACCCCGCTTCGGAGCGCAGATCAGCCTGGACGCCGGATCCGTCTCCGTGCTGAGCTTCTATCGCGAGCAGCCGGCGATCCTGTCGTGGAACTACGGACTCGAGCTGCCTCTCGCGCCTTCGGAGTCCTGACCACCGCGAATCGCAGCTCAGGATGCAGCCGCCGCACGGCCGCACGGCCGCCGCTCACGGGCAGCCACCAGATCGCTCGATGTCTTGGTGGACGTTTGCGGCGCAGCCGGACATGTCAGTAAGTGAACCTGCTTGGAGGCACTCATGACTGACCGCGACCCACTCGACGACCTTCTCACCCACTCCGCTCCCGGCTCCGTGAGGAGAACGCCACGCCTGGACCGCGATCTTGCACTGCTCTCGCGTGAAGCCCGCGGCGCAGAGGCGTCACGACACCGCCCCGCACGCATCCTGGTCGGCGCCGGGCTGTCGCTCCTTCTCCTCGGGGGAGCCGGAACGGCTGTGGCTGCGACGACCTTCAACTGGTCGCCCTGGGCCCAGGACCCGGACATCGCCTACCCCTTCACTCTTCCCAGCGGAAGGGACTGCGAGGCCCGAGTGAAGATGCTCCTGGTCACCGACGCACCCGAGACCGGTCCGATCTCGGGTGCTCCCGACGCGGCGCTGAGCGCGCACTTCCGATCGTTCGACGCGATT
Protein-coding regions in this window:
- a CDS encoding ATP-binding cassette domain-containing protein, with amino-acid sequence MNITAAQAEPLLTLRGISMRFGAVEALTDVDFTVHAREVVGLIGDNAAGKSTLAKIIAGALTPTSGEIRIDGERVDISRPAEAHRLGIATVFQDLAVCENLDVTANVFLGRELRTPSGMLREGEMEQSTRQALSDLAANIPSIRSALNTLSGGQRQAVAIARTLISQPRIVILDEPTASLSVAQTADVLTHIERLRELGLGVVFISHNIADVQAVSDRVEVLRHGRNNGSFASQDAAYSDLIAAIIGTYRAPSSASSG
- the cycA gene encoding D-serine/D-alanine/glycine transporter, producing the protein MTTENTGATVGVDGAKGGSAGGSTGGSAGGDEQHLKRALSNRHIQLLAIGGAIGTGLFMGSGKTISVAGPSVIFVYMIIGFMLFFVMRAMGELLLSNLKYKSFSDFASDLLGPWAGFFTGWTYWFCWVVTGVADVIAIAGYSDALFPGIPLWIPGVLVVVILLALNLPTVAAFGEMEFWFALIKIIAIVALIITGLVMIFTGFQHDAGTASFANLWEHGGMFPHGFLGFVAGFQIAVFAFVGVELVGTAAAETKDPERNLPKAINAIPIRILLFYVGALVILMAVTPWTEYVANESPFIAMFALAGLGIAATVVNLVVLTSAMSSANSGIYSTSRMVFGLAQDGDAPRLFGRLSRRRVPQNALFLSCILLLSGVVLLYAGEDIGTAFSMVTTVSAVCFMFVWTIFLCSYLAYRRRRPEKVATSTFRMPGGIFMVYVVLAFFVFILWALTTQPDTLTALLVTPIWFVLLLVAWLFVRRSQNHLTRHAAHIAYLRDDSAE
- a CDS encoding aldo/keto reductase, which produces MHTRTLGQGLEVSAIGLGCMGMSQSYGPNPGSRDEMIAVLRSALDHGVTFFDTAEVYGPYVNEELVGEALQPIRDRVVIATKFGWRIEGGTSIGLDSRPEQIRRVAEESLRRLRTDVLDLFYQHRVDPDVPIEDVAGTVGELIAEGKVRHFGLSEASAPTIRRAHAVQPVTALQSEYSLWTRDPEAEVLPTLADLGIGFVPFSPLGKGFLTGTVDQSTSFSDGDIRGTIPRFSEENRAANQALVSHVTALAEAKEASSGQVALAWLLAREPFIVPIPGTRRTSRIAENAGSTAVSLSADEMADLDQLAARVGVQGDRYNPQQMSFVDR
- a CDS encoding IMPACT family protein, whose translation is MTPPRSHPATIAAPVEHELVIKKSRFIATVTPVISVEDADAVIARLRRQWWDARHNCTAMVTGLLGDQARSSDDGEPSGTAGVPMLEVLRRRELTDVVAVVTRYFGGVKLGAGGLVRAYSSAVSEALDLASLVRRQSLTRITMEVSHADAGRFDNLLRDWVLHHGATLGEPRYGARATLEAWVPAPELDRLAEDIAAASAGAVVPVIGGERIVDVPD
- a CDS encoding DnaJ domain-containing protein, translating into MFDSPLSASAYEILGVDPSVDDVELRRAYRLRLRETHPDTGGDAAVFIQVQRAWELVGTAESRAAYDRRSGTHPGIPSEPEWSGWRPHTATRTDTRPRARSYGHPGGWRRERYLSLIREWAGRGVEVPDPYDPALVRSAPRDLRRLLADALAEEATARTVSALGMGFTVWHDVATGADADDKLDHVVLSPSGLYGVMSEDFGGVVGFRRGEITGPSLGTRAPVTAALARMRTVAKAARVKFGGAIMVLPDDDLAQAVTPLGSSRGMPVVVVRRSALSMVLRQGVPGARAIGGNELFDVRTRLQQTVTFV
- a CDS encoding histidine phosphatase family protein, producing MPALTEHDPLPDRPAPDNPSGKLVLLRHGETEWSKAGLHTGLTDIPLTSRGEDLARGAGELVADYDFSLVLTSPLQRARRTAELAGLHAEVDPLLVEWDYGGYEGRTTKDIREELGYNWSAFTHGVIRGATPGETVEEVAARASRVLTRILPALADGDVALVAHGHFLRILTAVYLRLAPRFGAQISLDAGSVSVLSFYREQPAILSWNYGLELPLAPSES